Proteins encoded by one window of Bubalus bubalis isolate 160015118507 breed Murrah chromosome 4, NDDB_SH_1, whole genome shotgun sequence:
- the LOC102407490 gene encoding olfactory receptor 6C3-like, which translates to MKNHTRPTEFILLGLSDDPELQIVIFLFLIITYILSVTGNLTIIILTLVDSHLQTPMYFFLRNFSILEISFTTVGIPRFLGTIITRNKTISYNDCTAQLFFFIFLGITEFYLLTAMSYDRYVAICKPLHYTTIMNNRVCVLLVFCAWLAGFLNIFPPVILFLQLDYCGSNIIDHFACDYFPLLKLSCSDTWLLEVIGFYSALEILLFTLALIILSYMFIIKTILRLPSASQRKKAFSTCSSHMIVIFISYGSCIFMYANPSAKEKASLNKGASILNASVPPMMNPFIYSLRNQQVKQAFKDTIQKVIFFSRKCK; encoded by the coding sequence ATGAAAAACCACACAAGACCCACAGAATTCATTCTTCTGGGGCTATCAGATGACCCAGAGCTTCAgattgtgatttttctctttttaatcatCACATATATATTAAGTGTCACTGGAAATTTGACCATCATCATTCTCACCTTGGTGGACTCCCATCTACAGACacctatgtattttttcctcaggAACTTCTCTATATTAGAAATCTCCTTTACAACTGTCGGTATTCCTAGGTTTCTGGGCACAATTATCACCAGGAACAAAACGATTTCATACAATGATTGTACAGCTcagctgtttttcttcattttcttgggtatCACTGAGTTTTATCTTCTAACTGCCATGTCCTATGATCGCTATGTAGCTATCTGCAAACCCCTGCATTACACAACCATCATGAACAACAGAGTCTGTGTATTGCTTGTCTTTTGTGCTTGGCTGGCAGGGTTCTTAAACATCTTCCCACCTGTTATTCTTTTTCTCCAGTTAGATTACTGTGGTTCTAATATCATTGATCACTTTGCTTGTGACTATTTCCCCCTCTTGAAATTATCTTGCTCAGACACTTGGCTCCTTGAAGTGATTGGTTTTTACTCTGCATTAGAGATTCTGCTTTTTACTTTGGCATTAATAATTCTATCCTACATGTTCATCATCAAGACAATTCTGAGGCTGCCTTCTGCCAGTCAGAGAAAAAAGGCATTTTCTACATGCTCCTCTCACATGATTGTCATTTTCATCTCTTATGGAAGCTGTATATTCATGTATGCCAACCCATCAGCAAAGGAAAAGGCATCCTTGAACAAAGGAGCATCTATTCTGAATGCTTCTGTTCCTCCTATGATGAATCCATTTATATATTCACTGAGAAACCAGCAAGTGAAACAAGCCTTCAAGGATACCATCCAAAAGGTTATCTTTTTCTCCAGGAAATGCAAGTGA